From Ramlibacter tataouinensis, the proteins below share one genomic window:
- a CDS encoding glutamine--tRNA ligase/YqeY domain fusion protein translates to MNAPAEKDAAKPSNFLRQIIERDLEQGTYAQRHWAGHPADASDHLKGQADPAKIRTRFPPEPNGYLHVGHAKSICLNFGLARDYNGVCHMRFDDTNPEKEEQEYVDGILDAVKWLGFSWDANGTSHYYHASDYFDFMYRAAEYLIEAGHAYVDEQTPEQMRANRGDFSRPGTDSPYRSRSIEENLSRFREMRDGKLADGAAVLRAKIDMASPNINLRDPALYRIKRAEHHNTGDKWCIYPMYTYAHPIEDALENITHSICTLEFEDQRPFYDWLLDRLAEGGLINQPHPRQYEFARLNLTYVLTSKRKLKQLVDEKHVSGWDDPRMPTIVGLRRRGYTPEALQLFAERIGVSKADSWIDYSVLEQALRDDLDPKAARAMAVLDPVKLVITNWDEIMGAGFLDACSAPVHPHAPERGRREFMCGKELWIERSDYEETPPKGFFRLFPGNKVRLKYGHVIECIGATKDANGNVTEVQAKLVPDTKSGTPGADAVKVKGNISWVGVADGVKAEVRLYDRLFSAAQPGAGDKDFLEEINPDSLKVVTAYVEPSLKSAKGDEKFQFERHGYFVADRKDHGEGKTVFNRVAGMKDSWGK, encoded by the coding sequence ATGAATGCCCCCGCCGAAAAAGACGCCGCCAAGCCCAGCAATTTCCTGCGCCAGATCATTGAGCGCGACCTGGAGCAGGGCACCTATGCGCAGCGGCACTGGGCGGGCCATCCGGCGGACGCCTCGGACCACCTGAAAGGCCAGGCCGACCCCGCGAAGATCCGCACACGTTTTCCGCCCGAACCCAACGGTTACTTACATGTTGGCCATGCAAAAAGCATCTGCCTGAACTTCGGACTGGCGCGTGATTACAACGGTGTCTGCCACATGCGCTTCGACGACACCAACCCGGAGAAGGAAGAGCAGGAATACGTCGACGGCATCCTGGACGCCGTGAAGTGGCTGGGCTTCTCCTGGGACGCCAACGGGACGAGCCATTACTACCACGCGAGTGACTATTTCGACTTCATGTACCGCGCCGCCGAGTACCTGATCGAAGCCGGCCACGCCTACGTGGACGAGCAGACGCCCGAACAGATGCGGGCCAATCGCGGCGACTTCAGCCGTCCGGGCACCGACAGCCCCTACCGCAGCCGCTCGATCGAGGAGAACCTCAGCCGCTTCCGCGAGATGCGCGACGGCAAGCTGGCCGACGGCGCAGCCGTGCTGCGCGCCAAGATCGACATGGCCAGCCCCAATATCAACCTGCGCGACCCGGCCCTGTACCGCATCAAGCGCGCCGAGCACCACAACACCGGCGACAAGTGGTGCATCTACCCGATGTACACCTACGCGCACCCGATCGAGGACGCGCTGGAGAACATCACCCACAGCATCTGCACGCTGGAGTTCGAAGACCAGCGCCCCTTCTACGACTGGCTGCTCGACCGCCTGGCCGAAGGCGGCCTGATCAACCAGCCGCACCCGCGCCAATACGAATTCGCCCGCCTGAACCTGACCTACGTGCTGACCAGCAAGCGCAAGCTCAAGCAACTGGTCGATGAGAAACACGTCAGCGGCTGGGACGACCCGCGCATGCCCACCATCGTCGGCCTGCGCCGCCGCGGCTACACGCCCGAGGCCCTGCAGCTGTTCGCCGAGCGCATCGGCGTGAGCAAGGCCGACAGCTGGATCGACTACAGCGTGCTGGAACAGGCCCTGCGCGACGACCTGGACCCCAAGGCCGCCCGCGCCATGGCCGTGCTGGACCCGGTGAAGCTGGTCATCACCAACTGGGACGAGATCATGGGCGCCGGTTTCCTCGATGCCTGCTCCGCCCCCGTGCACCCGCACGCCCCCGAACGCGGCCGCCGCGAGTTCATGTGCGGCAAGGAGTTGTGGATCGAGCGCAGCGACTATGAGGAGACCCCGCCCAAGGGCTTCTTCCGCCTGTTTCCCGGCAACAAGGTGCGCCTGAAGTACGGCCACGTCATCGAATGCATCGGCGCCACCAAGGACGCCAACGGCAACGTGACCGAAGTCCAGGCCAAGCTGGTGCCCGACACCAAGAGCGGCACCCCCGGCGCCGACGCCGTCAAGGTGAAAGGCAACATCAGCTGGGTGGGCGTGGCCGACGGCGTGAAGGCCGAAGTGCGGCTTTACGACCGGCTGTTCTCCGCGGCGCAGCCCGGGGCCGGCGACAAGGATTTCCTGGAGGAGATCAACCCGGATTCGCTGAAGGTGGTGACGGCGTATGTGGAGCCGTCATTGAAGTCGGCGAAGGGGGATGAGAAGTTCCAGTTTGAGAGGCATGGGTACTTTGTGGCCGACCGGAAGGATCATGGCGAGGGTAAGACCGTGTTCAACCGGGTGGCGGGAATGAAGGATTCTTGGGGAAAGTAG